The following coding sequences are from one Malaciobacter pacificus window:
- a CDS encoding LysR family transcriptional regulator — protein sequence MDLNLLKVFITVANKNSISLAANELKCAQSNVTSRIKQLEKTLDLELFHRVPKGVILTSNGERFYPKAIEIVKKMEDAINDITKNDEVTHLKVGSTECNASVRISPFLIKLHEDFPNMQLELFTGTTKSITELILDYQVDIAFISGEPKSDKLMVLKKIEEEIAILEPKTQNVPNVTLTFKEGCVYDEFLKNYYKQKNIHIEKALSFGSLETILSCIKVGMGKSLLPTSIVKSIGYENDIKVTVLPKDEANIPTCLVCRKDSIPKIAQYLKDMKLS from the coding sequence ATGGATTTAAATCTTTTAAAAGTTTTTATAACAGTTGCAAATAAAAATAGTATTTCACTTGCAGCAAATGAGTTAAAATGTGCCCAATCAAATGTAACTTCTAGAATAAAACAGTTAGAAAAAACTTTGGATTTAGAACTATTTCATAGAGTTCCAAAGGGAGTGATTCTAACTTCAAATGGTGAAAGGTTTTATCCAAAAGCTATAGAAATTGTAAAAAAAATGGAAGATGCCATAAATGATATCACTAAAAATGATGAGGTAACACATTTGAAAGTTGGCTCAACAGAGTGCAATGCAAGTGTTAGAATCTCTCCATTTTTAATAAAACTTCATGAAGACTTTCCAAATATGCAACTTGAGCTTTTTACTGGAACTACAAAAAGTATCACCGAACTTATACTTGATTATCAAGTTGATATAGCTTTTATTAGTGGCGAGCCTAAAAGTGATAAGTTAATGGTTTTAAAAAAAATAGAAGAGGAGATAGCAATTTTAGAGCCAAAAACTCAAAATGTTCCAAATGTAACTTTGACTTTTAAAGAGGGTTGTGTTTATGATGAGTTTTTAAAAAACTATTATAAACAAAAAAATATTCATATTGAAAAAGCATTATCATTTGGTAGTTTAGAAACTATTCTTTCATGTATTAAAGTTGGTATGGGTAAAAGCTTACTTCCAACAAGTATTGTAAAATCAATTGGTTATGAAAATGATATAAAAGTTACAGTATTACCAAAAGATGAAGCTAATATTCCAACATGTTTAGTTTGTAGAAAAGATTCCATTCCAAAAATTGCGCAGTATTTAAAAGATATGAAACTAAGTTAG
- a CDS encoding FAD-dependent oxidoreductase — MNIVIIGGGIAAVYFANTILLKDDSVEIVMLSNEKHPPYDRVYLCNLIDGNDNTNSIELELNSKVQLKLNQNIESIDNQNKIITSNNEVYSYDKLVIATGSTPISLLDSSIKNSAVFRSIDDCEKIKSYYENSNIVLVGSGPISLELLETLNSLDLKQNITLLIRSNYLYSKYLSSNSIKIIEDVLKENKNLTISYNDEIDIQNSEIVDNEIKVLKTKKLSVE; from the coding sequence ATGAATATAGTAATAATAGGCGGTGGAATAGCCGCTGTTTACTTTGCAAATACTATATTATTAAAAGATGATTCAGTTGAAATAGTTATGCTTAGTAATGAAAAACATCCCCCTTATGATAGAGTCTATTTATGTAATTTAATAGATGGAAATGATAATACAAATTCAATAGAACTTGAACTAAATAGTAAAGTACAACTAAAATTAAATCAAAATATAGAATCAATTGATAATCAAAATAAAATTATTACATCTAATAATGAAGTATACAGTTATGATAAGTTAGTTATAGCAACTGGCTCTACTCCAATAAGTTTACTTGATTCTAGTATAAAAAATAGCGCAGTATTTAGAAGTATTGATGATTGTGAAAAAATTAAAAGCTATTATGAAAATAGTAATATAGTTTTAGTAGGAAGTGGACCTATATCTTTAGAGCTACTTGAAACTCTAAATAGTTTAGATTTAAAACAAAATATTACGCTGCTTATTAGAAGTAATTATTTATATAGCAAATATCTAAGTAGTAACTCTATAAAAATTATTGAAGATGTACTAAAAGAGAATAAAAACCTTACTATCTCATATAATGATGAAATAGATATACAAAATAGTGAAATAGTAGATAATGAGATAAAAGTTTTAAAAACAAAAAAACTAAGTGTGGAATGA
- a CDS encoding ABC transporter ATP-binding protein produces MIEIDIKKELHGSVGNMILDINLQIQNGDFVALSGLSGSGKTTLLRVLAGLEEARGTIKIDDEIWLDDKYNLPVQKRKIGFVFQDYALFQNMTVIENLLYVSKDKKLANQLLEITELSELKNRLPNTLSGGQKQRVSLCRAMMNKPKLLLMDEPLSALDPNMRTKLQNEILQLHKEFNTTTIMVSHDPSEIYRLSKRVIVLKNGKICDDGNPRKVLLKTDGSAKFSFEGELLEIIKVDVISIAIVSIGQQIVEIVISHEEASNLTIGQKVTVSTKAFAPLIN; encoded by the coding sequence ATGATAGAAATTGATATAAAAAAAGAGCTTCATGGCTCTGTGGGAAATATGATACTTGATATAAATCTTCAAATACAAAATGGAGATTTTGTGGCTCTTAGTGGGCTTAGTGGTAGTGGTAAAACTACACTTCTTAGAGTTTTAGCAGGACTTGAAGAGGCTAGAGGAACTATAAAAATAGATGATGAAATATGGCTTGATGATAAATATAATCTTCCAGTTCAAAAAAGAAAAATAGGTTTTGTATTTCAAGATTATGCACTATTTCAAAATATGACAGTAATTGAAAATCTGCTTTATGTATCAAAAGATAAAAAACTAGCTAATCAATTACTAGAAATCACAGAACTTAGTGAACTAAAAAACAGACTTCCAAACACTCTTAGTGGTGGGCAAAAACAAAGAGTTAGTTTATGTCGAGCTATGATGAATAAACCAAAATTGTTACTTATGGATGAGCCACTTTCTGCTCTTGACCCAAATATGAGAACAAAACTGCAAAATGAAATCTTACAACTACACAAAGAGTTTAATACAACCACAATAATGGTAAGTCATGACCCAAGTGAAATATATAGACTTAGTAAAAGAGTTATAGTTTTAAAAAATGGAAAAATTTGTGATGATGGAAATCCTAGAAAAGTACTACTGAAAACAGATGGTAGTGCGAAATTCTCTTTTGAAGGAGAACTTTTAGAAATCATAAAAGTAGATGTAATTTCAATAGCTATTGTTTCTATTGGTCAACAAATTGTTGAAATAGTAATAAGTCATGAAGAAGCAAGTAATTTAACAATTGGACAAAAAGTTACAGTAAGTACAAAGGCTTTTGCTCCATTAATAAATTAA
- a CDS encoding transposase, producing MQIESKIIGIINDKLKNPIYETLRLLNMKTILTKSNFSKKEGVAVHMVVLHFVYMLVMNKKISTFMDQSNDSFKKDVYYRLLSNTSYNWRKLLSLSSLKILSLLHKVQDSKLVRVLILDDTVEDKVGKNIEGSCDNLWSNKAKRKIRGVNVVSLNYSDGYSNFMLDFAIAMNSYARVKIEEFTNIIDHRTNAHKRRLESLKGKSQIAIEMIKRAVASGIYADYLLVDSWYSKPVFIETMNELGLQVISRMVNNDRIWNFTGEKKTLDGIYNKFKKLKSIKMGQYGKKIKFEYFSTIVEHKKAGKLKIVFIKTKENLIPIVSTNLILSDEEIIDIYKRRWDIEQGYKELREHFGFGKEENRIYEALIARITLSFFTYNVVSYINRISNEPKTIGGLFKDLECELHTLAIAMQAFLAILDEIAKIEEVVNRNEDFTAIIDLLRDVTGKLLGFRCES from the coding sequence ATGCAGATAGAATCCAAGATCATCGGTATTATAAACGATAAGTTAAAAAATCCAATCTATGAAACATTACGTTTGTTAAATATGAAAACTATTTTAACCAAGAGCAATTTTTCTAAAAAAGAGGGAGTTGCTGTTCATATGGTTGTATTACATTTTGTATATATGCTGGTTATGAATAAAAAAATATCAACCTTTATGGATCAAAGTAATGATAGTTTCAAAAAAGATGTATATTATCGATTACTTTCCAATACTTCTTATAATTGGAGAAAACTATTATCTCTTAGTTCTTTAAAGATCTTATCACTACTTCATAAAGTGCAAGATTCAAAGCTAGTAAGAGTTCTTATACTTGATGATACTGTTGAAGATAAAGTTGGTAAAAATATAGAGGGAAGTTGTGACAACCTTTGGAGCAATAAAGCAAAGAGAAAAATCAGAGGTGTAAATGTTGTATCACTAAACTATAGTGATGGTTATTCAAATTTTATGTTGGACTTTGCAATTGCTATGAACAGTTATGCAAGGGTAAAGATAGAAGAGTTTACAAATATTATTGATCATCGAACCAATGCACATAAGCGAAGATTGGAAAGCTTAAAAGGGAAATCACAAATTGCTATAGAGATGATTAAAAGAGCAGTAGCTAGTGGTATATATGCAGATTATCTGCTTGTAGATAGCTGGTATTCTAAACCTGTATTTATAGAAACTATGAATGAACTTGGATTGCAAGTCATTTCAAGAATGGTAAACAATGACAGGATATGGAATTTTACAGGAGAGAAAAAGACCCTTGATGGCATCTATAACAAATTTAAAAAGCTTAAATCTATCAAGATGGGTCAATATGGCAAAAAGATAAAGTTTGAGTATTTTTCAACCATAGTTGAACATAAAAAAGCTGGTAAATTAAAAATTGTTTTTATAAAAACAAAAGAGAATTTAATACCAATCGTATCAACCAATCTTATACTTAGTGATGAAGAGATTATAGATATTTATAAAAGACGATGGGATATAGAACAAGGGTATAAAGAACTTCGTGAACACTTTGGATTCGGAAAAGAAGAGAATCGAATCTATGAAGCTTTGATAGCCAGAATTACACTATCTTTTTTTACATACAATGTTGTTAGCTATATAAATCGTATCAGCAATGAACCTAAAACAATTGGTGGATTGTTTAAAGATTTAGAATGTGAACTTCATACTCTAGCAATAGCTATGCAAGCATTTTTAGCTATTTTAGATGAGATTGCAAAAATTGAAGAAGTTGTCAATAGAAATGAGGATTTTACAGCTATCATTGATCTATTAAGAGATGTGACTGGAAAATTGCTTGGTTTTAGGTGCGAAAGTTAA
- a CDS encoding DsrE family protein gives MKKENLLIVITTDNIDSILKFPMLYGGVSIPRGYWKRVHMIFWGPSIKLVKENDLLREKIKELQNDGVEFSSCIVCAEDYDAVESLESINIPCVHTGELLNEALQNDDIWSTLTV, from the coding sequence ATGAAAAAAGAAAATTTACTTATAGTAATCACTACAGATAATATTGATTCAATATTAAAATTCCCTATGCTTTATGGAGGAGTATCGATTCCAAGAGGATATTGGAAAAGAGTTCATATGATTTTTTGGGGCCCATCTATTAAACTTGTAAAAGAGAATGATTTATTAAGAGAAAAAATAAAAGAGTTACAAAATGACGGTGTTGAATTTAGTTCTTGTATTGTTTGTGCTGAAGATTATGATGCAGTAGAATCACTAGAAAGTATAAATATACCTTGTGTTCACACAGGAGAATTACTAAATGAAGCCTTACAAAATGACGATATTTGGTCTACACTAACAGTATAA
- the modA gene encoding molybdate ABC transporter substrate-binding protein, giving the protein MKKILILLLITCVSLFAQKINIAVAANVSYAIDDLIKEFNKTNPNTKVVVTLGSSGKLTAQIKNGAPFDVFMSANMKYPDALYKDKIAMIKPIVYAQGSLAILSYKKRDFNLGINIITDEKIKKIAIANPKTAPYGKATIEALKNANLYEKVNNKFVYGESISQTVSYAITAADLGFIAKSSLYSPKMKMFEKDINWIDVDSRLYTPINQGIVILKKAESKSGAKAFYDFILSAEAKNIFKNFGYLVNE; this is encoded by the coding sequence ATGAAAAAAATTTTAATACTACTTTTAATAACTTGTGTAAGTTTATTTGCACAGAAGATAAATATTGCAGTGGCTGCAAATGTTAGTTATGCAATTGATGATTTGATAAAAGAGTTTAATAAAACAAACCCAAATACAAAAGTTGTAGTAACACTTGGAAGTAGTGGGAAATTAACAGCTCAAATTAAAAATGGTGCTCCTTTTGATGTTTTTATGTCAGCAAATATGAAATATCCAGATGCTTTATATAAAGATAAGATAGCTATGATAAAACCAATAGTTTATGCTCAAGGAAGCTTAGCAATACTTAGTTATAAAAAGAGAGATTTTAATTTAGGTATAAATATAATAACTGATGAGAAAATAAAAAAGATTGCAATAGCAAATCCTAAAACTGCACCCTATGGAAAAGCAACTATTGAGGCTTTAAAGAATGCAAACTTATATGAAAAAGTTAATAATAAGTTTGTTTATGGAGAATCTATATCTCAAACTGTTAGTTATGCCATTACTGCTGCTGATTTAGGTTTTATTGCTAAGTCTTCACTATATAGTCCTAAAATGAAAATGTTTGAAAAGGACATAAACTGGATTGATGTTGATTCAAGATTATATACACCTATTAATCAAGGTATTGTGATACTAAAAAAAGCAGAAAGTAAAAGTGGTGCTAAGGCATTTTATGACTTTATATTAAGTGCTGAAGCAAAAAATATATTTAAAAATTTTGGATATTTAGTAAATGAATAA
- a CDS encoding TOBE domain-containing protein, producing MEISSNLTLELLNQPFLLEKRIELLFAIERCGSISKAAKEVPMSYKKAWEAVNAMNNLSSKAVVQTETGGKGGGGTSLTPYGKNLLKTYLVLKQEQKKFLENLKNITDIDTGTLKTIGRLAMQISARNQISGVIEEINTENVNAEICVKLKSGYTLVSNITKGAVNNLNLKQNDEVTAIFKSNTVLVSTDTNLNISARNKFEGVIEAINEGEINSELIINIGNEDKIASIITTNSIKTLNLNIGSKICAIIKASDVMIGK from the coding sequence GTGGAAATTTCATCAAACCTAACTTTAGAATTATTAAATCAGCCATTTTTACTTGAAAAAAGAATTGAACTTCTTTTTGCAATAGAAAGATGTGGCTCAATAAGTAAAGCAGCCAAAGAGGTTCCTATGAGTTATAAAAAAGCATGGGAAGCTGTAAATGCCATGAATAATTTATCAAGTAAAGCTGTAGTGCAAACGGAAACTGGAGGAAAAGGAGGTGGAGGAACAAGCCTTACACCTTATGGAAAAAATCTTCTAAAAACCTATTTAGTTTTAAAACAAGAACAAAAAAAGTTTCTTGAAAATTTAAAAAATATTACAGATATAGATACTGGAACTTTAAAAACAATAGGGAGATTAGCGATGCAAATTAGTGCAAGAAATCAAATAAGTGGTGTTATTGAAGAAATTAATACAGAAAATGTAAATGCCGAAATTTGTGTAAAACTAAAAAGTGGCTATACATTGGTTTCAAATATAACAAAAGGTGCTGTTAATAACCTAAATTTAAAACAAAATGATGAAGTAACAGCGATATTTAAATCAAATACTGTTTTAGTAAGTACAGATACAAATTTAAATATAAGTGCCAGAAACAAATTTGAGGGTGTTATTGAAGCAATAAATGAGGGTGAAATAAACTCAGAACTTATTATAAATATAGGAAACGAAGATAAAATCGCCTCAATAATTACAACAAATTCAATAAAAACTCTTAACTTAAATATTGGCTCAAAAATTTGTGCAATTATTAAAGCAAGTGATGTGATGATAGGAAAATAA
- a CDS encoding IS3 family transposase has translation MVLGAKVKLVRKNIFRTRQEAKDKTFEYIEMFYNSKRRHSYLGFISPNEFEKRYNESLTNIRC, from the coding sequence TTGGTTTTAGGTGCGAAAGTTAAGTTAGTTAGGAAAAATATATTTAGAACAAGACAAGAGGCAAAAGATAAAACATTTGAGTATATAGAGATGTTTTACAATTCAAAAAGAAGGCATAGTTATTTAGGTTTTATAAGTCCAAATGAATTTGAGAAAAGATACAATGAAAGTCTTACAAACATTAGGTGTTAA
- the modB gene encoding molybdate ABC transporter permease subunit gives MIDTLTNIDFTPFYISFKLSLITTLILFVISLPLSWYLSQTKSKYKPFIEAITALPLVLPPSVLGFYILWALSYNSPIGGFFEETFGVSLVFNFTGLVIASCFYSLPFMVQPLQSGFESLDKNMLEASYIAGKGKIQTIFKIALPNIKPALLTALIVTFAHTVGEFGVVLMVGGSIPGETKVASVAIYEFVEIMDYSTAHIYSIIMIIISFLVLLSVYIFNQKNNKKFGI, from the coding sequence ATGATTGATACTTTAACAAATATAGATTTTACTCCATTTTATATCTCTTTTAAACTTTCACTTATAACTACTTTGATTTTGTTTGTTATATCACTACCGCTATCATGGTATTTATCACAAACAAAATCAAAGTATAAGCCATTTATTGAAGCTATTACAGCATTACCTCTTGTATTGCCTCCCTCTGTTTTAGGGTTTTATATTTTGTGGGCATTATCTTATAATTCTCCAATTGGTGGCTTTTTTGAAGAGACTTTTGGAGTAAGTTTAGTGTTTAATTTCACTGGACTTGTAATAGCTAGTTGTTTTTATAGTTTACCTTTTATGGTTCAGCCACTACAAAGTGGCTTTGAAAGTTTAGATAAAAATATGCTTGAAGCTAGTTATATTGCAGGAAAAGGAAAAATTCAAACTATATTTAAAATAGCCCTCCCAAATATCAAACCAGCCCTTTTAACAGCCCTTATAGTAACTTTTGCCCATACAGTAGGAGAGTTTGGAGTAGTTTTAATGGTAGGAGGAAGTATTCCAGGAGAGACAAAAGTAGCATCTGTTGCCATATATGAATTTGTAGAAATTATGGATTATTCAACTGCTCACATCTATAGTATTATTATGATAATTATTAGCTTTTTAGTGCTACTTAGTGTGTATATTTTTAATCAAAAAAACAATAAGAAATTTGGAATATAA
- a CDS encoding TSUP family transporter, whose protein sequence is MELTFEIVSILFLAAFFAGLIDTIAGGGGLLTLPALLSVGMTPIEALSTNKLQSVFGTFTATIYFIRKKLIDLTQMKLMILMAFVGSITGGVVLLQIDPSKLEKIIPILLIFIGFYFLFTKNAGEVEKHKLISTMAFAFTFVFAIGFYDGFLGPGTGSFFTICFIYFLGYNISRATVETKVLNFITNLAALIFFLFFGEVILWAGLIMGFGQVLGAIVGAKLVISKGQKLIRPLIVIVSFALSIKLLLG, encoded by the coding sequence ATGGAATTAACTTTTGAAATAGTATCAATACTTTTTTTAGCAGCCTTTTTTGCAGGTCTTATAGATACTATTGCTGGTGGTGGAGGCTTACTAACTCTTCCTGCTTTATTATCTGTAGGAATGACTCCAATTGAAGCTTTAAGTACAAATAAACTTCAATCAGTTTTTGGGACTTTTACGGCAACTATTTATTTTATTAGAAAAAAACTTATTGATTTAACTCAAATGAAATTAATGATTTTAATGGCATTTGTAGGTTCAATTACAGGTGGAGTAGTTCTTTTACAAATTGATCCATCAAAATTGGAAAAAATAATTCCTATTTTACTTATATTTATAGGATTTTATTTTTTATTTACTAAAAATGCAGGAGAAGTTGAAAAGCATAAACTAATCTCAACTATGGCATTTGCTTTTACTTTTGTTTTTGCAATAGGTTTTTATGATGGCTTTTTAGGACCAGGTACAGGTTCATTTTTTACTATATGTTTCATTTATTTTTTAGGATACAACATATCAAGAGCTACAGTTGAAACAAAGGTTTTAAACTTTATTACAAATCTTGCTGCCTTGATATTTTTCTTGTTTTTTGGTGAGGTCATATTATGGGCTGGTTTAATTATGGGCTTTGGTCAAGTATTAGGAGCTATTGTTGGAGCTAAATTGGTAATTTCAAAAGGACAAAAATTAATTCGTCCTTTAATAGTAATTGTAAGTTTTGCTTTGTCTATAAAACTGCTTTTAGGTTAG
- a CDS encoding methyl-accepting chemotaxis protein, with protein sequence MFNFGKTEEESARLVAMDENFAIISFKPDGTIIHANKNFLDALGYSLSEVVGKHHRMFCDRNYINTSEYETFWKDLANGKAYIGEFERFDKNGKSIWIQASYTTVKNSSGKVTRVVKFAQDITSSKKVANSVKEAIDLAKTGIFDQEIKDTTDNKGVEELKNGVNELFKIVSSKVALDINKVSKALESYQRLDFTHRISDSGEISTGINNLAEIINDMLVENKSNGLTLDKSSNILLTNVDKLNVSSTEAASSLEETAAALEQITSNIRNNTENIHKMASYSNSVTKSASDGQNLANQTTLAMDEINAQVNLINESIIVIDQIAFQTNILSLNAAVEAATAGEAGKGFAVVAQEVRNLASRSAEAAKEIKTIVENATKKANDGKEISNHMIEGYKELNQNITNTINLIQDIEMSSKEQLSGIEQINDAVNSLDAQTQQNAQIASQTHDVAVLTDEIAKLVVSNANAKEFIGKDNVKAKNIDIKTETTNIKKVESRPIKPAIKTISSQSDNSEWESF encoded by the coding sequence ATGTTTAATTTTGGAAAGACAGAAGAAGAGAGTGCAAGACTTGTAGCAATGGATGAGAACTTTGCAATAATCTCATTTAAACCAGATGGAACAATAATCCATGCAAATAAAAACTTTTTAGATGCATTAGGTTATTCTCTAAGTGAAGTAGTGGGTAAACATCACAGAATGTTCTGTGATAGAAACTATATTAATACTAGTGAATACGAAACTTTTTGGAAAGATTTAGCAAATGGAAAAGCATATATTGGAGAGTTTGAAAGGTTTGATAAAAATGGAAAATCAATTTGGATTCAAGCTTCATATACAACTGTTAAAAATAGTAGTGGAAAAGTAACTAGAGTTGTAAAGTTTGCACAAGATATCACTTCAAGTAAAAAAGTAGCAAACTCAGTAAAAGAGGCTATAGATTTAGCTAAAACTGGTATTTTTGATCAAGAAATAAAAGATACTACTGATAATAAAGGAGTAGAAGAGCTTAAAAATGGTGTTAATGAGCTATTTAAAATTGTTTCTTCAAAAGTTGCTTTAGATATAAATAAAGTCTCTAAAGCCTTAGAATCATATCAAAGATTAGATTTTACCCACAGAATAAGTGATTCAGGAGAAATCTCTACTGGAATAAATAATTTAGCTGAAATCATAAATGATATGCTAGTTGAGAATAAATCAAATGGATTAACCCTTGATAAAAGTTCTAATATACTATTAACTAATGTTGATAAATTAAATGTAAGCTCAACTGAGGCTGCTAGTTCTTTAGAAGAGACAGCAGCAGCACTAGAGCAAATTACTTCAAATATTAGAAATAACACTGAAAATATTCATAAAATGGCTAGTTATTCAAATAGTGTTACAAAATCTGCATCTGATGGTCAAAACTTAGCTAATCAAACGACGTTAGCAATGGATGAGATAAATGCTCAAGTTAATTTGATAAATGAATCAATAATTGTAATTGACCAAATAGCATTCCAAACAAATATTCTTTCACTAAATGCAGCAGTTGAAGCAGCAACTGCAGGTGAAGCTGGAAAAGGATTCGCAGTAGTTGCTCAAGAAGTGCGAAACTTAGCTTCTAGAAGTGCAGAAGCTGCAAAAGAGATTAAAACTATAGTTGAAAATGCTACAAAAAAAGCAAATGATGGTAAAGAGATATCTAATCATATGATAGAAGGATATAAAGAACTAAATCAAAATATTACGAATACAATAAATTTAATTCAAGATATTGAGATGTCTAGTAAAGAGCAACTTTCTGGAATTGAACAAATTAATGATGCTGTAAATAGTTTAGATGCACAAACGCAACAAAATGCACAAATAGCTTCACAAACACATGATGTAGCTGTATTAACTGATGAAATTGCTAAATTAGTTGTAAGTAATGCAAATGCAAAAGAGTTTATAGGTAAAGATAATGTAAAAGCTAAAAACATAGACATAAAAACTGAAACTACTAATATAAAAAAAGTTGAAAGTAGACCTATAAAACCTGCGATTAAAACTATTTCTAGTCAGTCTGACAATAGTGAATGGGAAAGCTTTTAA
- a CDS encoding YbfB/YjiJ family MFS transporter, protein MNRLMDREDNISIIIAGMFAVIIGLGVARFAFTSLLPSMLSDYLTITFAGVLASLNFAGYLSGSILSIFIKDINQKVLLFRGGIILAIFSTIVLAYSTNDTVWVIARVIAGFAGAMAFVVGSAIVMMKLKMQSKTKAMGIHFSGIGFSILTTDLISRYVLSSNGTWQDSWVVLTFFAAVLSLYSMYILSFDKKVNQNTVKHKFDTKIFTPFVIILIMAYFAEGVGFVVQATFLPDIINNLPGLEGYGNLTWTLVGLAGIPSCIIWMRLAHKYGSVNIIIIALFLQMIGILIPTFTNNLYLNFLSGIFYGGTFVGLVALFMNLGGQLAKHNPVVLMGALTTSYGIGQVIAPLYSVYFIDLYGNYDYALYLTAFIVLGGILLLLFAKRFQTDKSL, encoded by the coding sequence ATAAATAGATTAATGGATAGAGAGGATAATATATCTATTATTATAGCTGGAATGTTTGCAGTGATTATAGGACTTGGTGTTGCAAGATTTGCTTTTACTTCGCTTCTTCCTTCGATGCTTAGCGATTATTTAACTATTACATTTGCAGGGGTTTTAGCATCACTAAATTTTGCAGGATATTTAAGTGGTTCTATTCTTTCTATTTTTATAAAAGATATAAACCAAAAAGTATTACTTTTTAGAGGTGGTATTATTCTAGCAATTTTTTCAACTATTGTTTTGGCTTATTCTACAAATGATACAGTTTGGGTAATAGCTAGAGTTATCGCTGGATTTGCAGGAGCTATGGCTTTTGTAGTTGGTTCCGCAATTGTTATGATGAAGTTAAAAATGCAAAGCAAAACAAAAGCTATGGGAATACACTTTAGTGGTATTGGTTTTTCTATTTTAACAACAGATTTAATAAGTAGATATGTTTTAAGTTCAAATGGTACTTGGCAAGACTCTTGGGTTGTTCTTACATTTTTTGCAGCTGTTTTATCATTATACTCTATGTATATTTTATCATTTGACAAAAAAGTAAATCAAAATACAGTAAAACACAAATTTGATACTAAAATTTTCACTCCCTTTGTAATAATTTTGATTATGGCTTATTTTGCTGAAGGTGTTGGATTTGTAGTTCAAGCAACATTCTTACCAGATATTATAAATAATCTTCCAGGCTTAGAAGGTTATGGAAATTTAACTTGGACATTAGTAGGACTTGCTGGAATTCCATCTTGTATTATATGGATGAGGTTAGCACATAAATACGGAAGTGTTAATATTATAATTATTGCCCTATTTTTACAGATGATTGGTATTTTAATTCCAACATTTACAAATAATTTATATTTAAACTTTTTAAGTGGAATTTTTTATGGTGGAACATTTGTAGGACTTGTTGCTCTATTTATGAATCTTGGAGGTCAGCTTGCAAAACATAATCCTGTAGTATTAATGGGTGCATTAACAACTTCATATGGAATTGGTCAAGTTATAGCACCACTTTATAGCGTATATTTTATTGACCTATATGGTAATTATGATTATGCACTTTATTTAACAGCATTTATAGTTTTAGGTGGTATTTTACTTCTTTTATTTGCTAAAAGATTTCAAACTGATAAGAGCTTATAA
- a CDS encoding transporter produces MNKIKAKVTKVEKIDSLHIVSFDFDGILLKMMSLELSEKIQIDTSVILAVKPTHVTFAKNFQGYISITNQFRARIKKINNGKLLSSAIFETKNTLIESVFTTTSLRQMNLQLHDEFTIMIKASDISIKEICND; encoded by the coding sequence ATGAATAAAATAAAAGCAAAAGTTACAAAAGTCGAAAAAATAGATAGCCTTCATATTGTTAGTTTCGATTTTGATGGTATTTTATTAAAAATGATGAGTTTAGAATTGAGTGAAAAAATTCAAATTGATACTTCTGTAATACTTGCAGTTAAACCAACTCATGTGACTTTTGCAAAAAACTTTCAAGGATATATTAGTATAACTAATCAATTTAGAGCACGAATAAAAAAAATAAACAATGGAAAACTTTTAAGTAGTGCTATCTTTGAAACAAAAAACACTCTAATAGAGAGTGTTTTTACAACAACAAGTTTAAGACAAATGAATTTACAACTACATGATGAATTTACAATTATGATAAAAGCAAGTGATATATCTATAAAGGAAATATGCAATGATTGA